Proteins from one Helicobacteraceae bacterium genomic window:
- a CDS encoding DUF1266 domain-containing protein, producing the protein MKRAARREFRKNPNAPQTSDDLSRALSLGLIYCEEIGGFANGVATGLSANRLDLELKKWGIGDRSSAVSTLDWLRQSGDRAFFDDILLLALKYANRRERQNAAAARYAASAPLLSARADRLAKAVARKKTHPDFPIDQNSLKKGILAWDASRLVVVARFALEKGYIKEETALALIKNAYDATIARYDNWREFANGYLIGAALVSGAAKLNLLYSIAKSALKSDSWSASPLKNDKEKK; encoded by the coding sequence ATGAAAAGAGCGGCGCGTAGGGAGTTTAGAAAAAACCCCAACGCGCCGCAAACAAGCGACGATCTCTCAAGAGCGTTGTCGCTCGGGCTTATCTACTGCGAGGAGATCGGAGGCTTCGCAAACGGCGTGGCGACGGGATTAAGCGCCAATCGGCTTGATCTGGAGTTGAAAAAATGGGGAATCGGCGACAGATCGAGCGCGGTTTCTACGCTAGACTGGCTAAGGCAGAGCGGCGATCGCGCCTTTTTTGACGATATTTTACTTCTCGCGTTAAAATACGCCAATAGGCGCGAGCGTCAAAACGCGGCGGCGGCGCGATACGCTGCAAGCGCGCCGCTTCTTAGCGCGCGCGCCGATCGCTTAGCAAAAGCCGTTGCGCGCAAGAAAACGCACCCCGACTTTCCAATCGATCAGAACTCCCTGAAAAAAGGGATTTTGGCGTGGGACGCTAGCAGGCTGGTCGTAGTGGCGCGTTTCGCCCTAGAAAAGGGCTATATTAAAGAAGAAACGGCGTTGGCGCTTATAAAAAACGCATACGACGCTACGATTGCTCGCTATGATAATTGGCGCGAGTTTGCGAACGGATATTTAATAGGCGCGGCGTTGGTTAGCGGCGCGGCTAAACTTAACCTGTTGTATTCGATCGCAAAGAGCGCGCTAA